CTGCGCAACCTCGACCTCATCATGGGCTGCGAACGCCGCGTGGTGTACGACCTCATCAACGTGATCCAGGGCGAGGCGAACCTGCATCAGGCGCTCATCAAGGACAAGAAGTGCGAGAACCTCTACATCCTTCCGGCGTCTCAGACTCGTGACAAGGACGCGCTCACGCTCGAGGGCGTCGAGAAGGTCATCAACGAACTCATCAAGATGGACTTCGAGTACATCGTGTGCGATTCGCCAGCCGGTATCGAGTCGGGCGCGCTGATGGCCATGCACTTCGCCGATGAGGCGCTCATCGTGACGAATCCGGAAGTGTCGTCCGTGCGCGACTCGGACCGCATTCTCGGCATTCTGGCTTCCAAGACGAAGCGCGCGATGGAAGGCAAGGAGCCCGTGAAGGAGCATCTGCTTATCACGCGCTACAACCCGAAGCGCGTGTCCGAAGGCGAGATGCTGTCGCTCAACGACATTCAGGAGATTCTGCGCATCGACCTGATCGGCGTGATTCCGGAATCGGAAGCGGTGCTGCATGCATCGAATCAGGGCTTGCCGGCCGTGCATCTCGACGGCACGGATGTCGCGGAAGCCTACAAGGACGTGGTGTCGCGTTTCCTCGGCGAGGACAAGGCGCTGCGTTTCACCGACTATCAGAAGCCTGGTCTGCTGCAACGCATCTTCGGCACCAAGTAAGGGGACGCAATGTCGATTCTTTCGTTTTTGCTGGGCGAGAAGAAGAAGTCCGCTTCGGTCGCGAAGGAACGCTTGCAGTTGATCATTGCGCACGAGCGCGCGGGTGGCAAAGCCGCCGCCGATTACCTGCCGGCGTTGCAACGAGAACTCGTTGCCGTGATTTCGAAATACGTGAAGATTTCCGATGACGATATTCGGGTGAGCCTCGAACGTCAGGACGATCTCGAAGTGCTGGAAGTCAAGATCGAGATTCCACAGGCCTAGCGCCGCCGTCGGTCCGCGCGGCGCCTGCTGTCGCGGACTCGCAAACGAAAAAGCCAGGATCGGGCGATCCTGGCTTTTTGTTTGGGCGCGCTATCGTTTGCGCGCGCTATTTCTGCGAAGCGGCCGCCTCAGCAGCGGCCTCCGTCTCCGGGTCCGGCACTTCGGGCGAAGGCGCGGCTGGATGCGCGAGCGGCGTCATATAACGCTCCGACAGCGCCTCGTAGAGCGGCGGGGCGAACACGCGCGACACGCGGCTCGAAATCAGCGCGGTGGCCATCAGCGAGATGACGAGCGCGTGCCCGTTGATCATCTCCATCACGATCACGAACGCGGTGATCGGCGATTGCGTGACGGCGGCGAGATAGCCGACCATCGCGAGCGCGATCAGCATGGGCAACTGCATGTCCGAGAACACCATGTGCAGGACGTTGCCGAAGCCCGCGCCGATGGACAGCGAGGGCGCGAAAATTCCGCCCGGAATGCCGGGCAGATACGAGCCGATCATCGAGACCATCTTCAAGAGCGGATAGAACGCCGAAAGATGCTCGCGTCCTTCCAGCAGGCCGCGCGCTTCCGCGTAGCCGCTGCCGAAGGTGTTGCCGCCCGACACGATGCCGACCGCCGCGATCACGAGCCCGCAGAGCGCGGCGAACGCGACCGGCTGCGACGCATGGAGCTTGCGCAACGGCGCGGGAATCCACTTGCTCGTGTTGAGCAGCAGCCAGCAGAACACGCCGCCCGCGATGCCGGTGACGATCGCCGTGACGACGACGGCCACGGCCAGCATCTTCGGAAAATGCGCGCCGACGTCGATGGTGCCGAAGTAGGTGTAGTTGCCGTTGAGCCCGAGCGCGACGATACCCGCGATGATGATGCCGGTGATCAGCACGCCGCTCGCGCGCACTTCGAAGCTGCGCGTGAGTTCCTCGATGGCGAACACGATGCCCGCGAGCGGCGTGTTGAATGCCGCGGACAATCCGGCCGCCGCGCCGGCGAGCACGAGTTGGCGCTCGATCAGCGAATTCGAGCGTGGATAGAAGCGCCGCATGTTGAACATGAGCGCCGCGCCGACCTGCACCGTCGGCCCTTCGCGACCGATGGTGAAGCCGCCGAGAATCGCGAGGAACGAAACGGCGATCTTGCTGGCGAGAATCTTGAGCGTGAGCAGCCGCCCGCCCGCCGCCGATGTCGGGCTATGCAGCACGGCGATTACCTGTGGAATGCCGCTGCCTTCCGAGCCGCGAAAGAACGCGCGCGTGACAAGCACGCAGAGCGCCGCCACGGCCGGCGTCACGATGAGCGGCAGCCACGTATGTTCCGCGCGAAAGCCCATGAAGAGGCCGTATCCCCAGTCGATGAGCCGCGCGTAATACACGGCGACGAGACCGACGAGAATCGCGCCCAGCCAGAAGATGCCGTAGCGGCGCCAGAGGCTGCGCGTTCGGCGCGTGGTGACAGTCGAGAGGGAACGAAGCGCGCGGATCATGCGAAGGCCGTCGGCAAAGCGCCGATTATAACGATGATCCCAAAAACGCAATTCGCGTCGCCGGGCTGATGACAGAAAGCGGGCGGGAAAAAAGAACAGGCGCGAGGCTTTCGCCAGGCGCCCAGGAAACGCTCCTATCAATCAGGAGCGGAGAGGAGAAGAGAGCCGGGCGCGCCGCAATCAGCGACACAAACGGCATTACTTCTTCCGACCGCGCCTCTTTACGAGAGTTCAACCGAATCGCGACGGCTCGCGAAAAAACGTCAGGCCGTCAGCATTTCGAAAGCGACGACCGCCGCGATCGCGCTCAGGTTGGCGAGAAGCGCTTCGCACACCACGCCGCGCCACGTCGCGGGCCGAAACTTAATAGCGAGCAGCAACGCGACCGAGAGCGCGATGGCGATCATCGCGACGAGATGGGAGCTGGTCAGGTGAAGGGACATGATGGTCTCGATGCAACGTATGTTGTTGTCCAGGATCAGTCGAACCGCGCACGGCGAAACCGGCGAAAAAGCCATCTCGCCGCCAGCTTGCCGACCGTCTGCCGGTGTTACCTTGAAAGTACGTACCTGATTACGTTGCCACGGGAATTTTGTTTCGACGCTAGGTACAAACCCCGTATGCGCGCGATCGCTTCCGACAGGCGCGCCCGACCGCAGTCCGAGGAGCATTCGACAGATGACTTCCCCGCCGGCACGTTCGCTCGAAGTCGATTTCTTTCGGGGAATCGTGCTTCTGATCATCGCGGTGGACCACATATCGGGAAGCGTGCTGTCGCGCTTCACGCTGCATCAGTACGCCTTTTGCGATTCCGCGGAAGTGTTCGTGTTTCTGGGCGGTTACGCGTCGGCGGCGGCTTACACGGCGCTTGCGACGCGCCGGAGTGGTTCGGCCGCTCGCCGTCGCTTTTTCAGGCGAAGCTGGGAAATCTATCGCGCGTATCTGCTGACGGCGGTGCTGATGCTCATCGGCGGCGCGCTCTTGATGCTGCTGCGGATCGATTCGCCGATGCTCCAGTACACCGAATGGCCGGCGTTTCTCGCGCGCCCGTTCGGCCTGCTCTTCGATGTCGCGCTGCTGCGGCAGCAGCCGTATCTATCGTCGGTGCTGCCGATGTATTCGCTTTTCGCGCTCGCCGTACCCGTCGTGGTGCCGCTCGCCGCGCGCAGGCCGGTCATCGCGATGTTCGGCAGCCTGCTGCTTTGGCTCGCGGCGGCACCGCTCGCCAACGCGCTTCCGGCTTCGTATGCGCAGGCGTGGTCCTTCAATCCGTTGGCGTGGCAGCTGATGTTCGTAACGGGCGTGCTCGCGCGCGTGCAGCCGATCAGCGACGACTTCCACGCGGGACGCGTCGCGCGGGCGCTGACTTGCCTGGCGGTTGCGTTCGCGCTGACGTTCGCGTTCGCGAAGCTCTTTCTGGAAACGCAGGCGCCGCCGGGATACATGAAGCAGAACCTCGCGACGCTGCGCATCGTGAGTTTCGGCGCAGTGGCGTGGATCATCGCGCGCGCGGTCTATGCAGGCTGGATCGGCACGCTCGCTCGCAGGTTTCCGGGCATCGTGACGGTCGGGCAGCAGGGACTCGTATGCTTTATCGCGGGCGCGGCCGTGTCGCTCGTGCTGGATTCGGCGTTGCGCGCGATGGGCGTCGAGAACCTCGGGCGGTATCCGTCGCACTGGCTGGCGGGGATGGTCGCGGATGCGATCGCCGTCGGCTTTCTGCTGTGGCTCGCGCGATTTTGGGCGGAGCGCAAAGCGGCGCGGGCGTGTCGTGAGACGGCGCGGCGACGTGCTTTGATCGAACGGCGGCCCGTGCCGGCGCATGCGGTCAATCGGCGGGATCGGTGAGGCGGAGCGGCCGCGCGTGTGTCAGCGCGGG
The Caballeronia sp. M1242 DNA segment above includes these coding regions:
- a CDS encoding chloride channel protein encodes the protein MIRALRSLSTVTTRRTRSLWRRYGIFWLGAILVGLVAVYYARLIDWGYGLFMGFRAEHTWLPLIVTPAVAALCVLVTRAFFRGSEGSGIPQVIAVLHSPTSAAGGRLLTLKILASKIAVSFLAILGGFTIGREGPTVQVGAALMFNMRRFYPRSNSLIERQLVLAGAAAGLSAAFNTPLAGIVFAIEELTRSFEVRASGVLITGIIIAGIVALGLNGNYTYFGTIDVGAHFPKMLAVAVVVTAIVTGIAGGVFCWLLLNTSKWIPAPLRKLHASQPVAFAALCGLVIAAVGIVSGGNTFGSGYAEARGLLEGREHLSAFYPLLKMVSMIGSYLPGIPGGIFAPSLSIGAGFGNVLHMVFSDMQLPMLIALAMVGYLAAVTQSPITAFVIVMEMINGHALVISLMATALISSRVSRVFAPPLYEALSERYMTPLAHPAAPSPEVPDPETEAAAEAAASQK
- the minE gene encoding cell division topological specificity factor MinE gives rise to the protein MSILSFLLGEKKKSASVAKERLQLIIAHERAGGKAAADYLPALQRELVAVISKYVKISDDDIRVSLERQDDLEVLEVKIEIPQA
- the minD gene encoding septum site-determining protein MinD produces the protein MAKIIVVTSGKGGVGKTTTSASFASALAIRGHKTAVIDFDVGLRNLDLIMGCERRVVYDLINVIQGEANLHQALIKDKKCENLYILPASQTRDKDALTLEGVEKVINELIKMDFEYIVCDSPAGIESGALMAMHFADEALIVTNPEVSSVRDSDRILGILASKTKRAMEGKEPVKEHLLITRYNPKRVSEGEMLSLNDIQEILRIDLIGVIPESEAVLHASNQGLPAVHLDGTDVAEAYKDVVSRFLGEDKALRFTDYQKPGLLQRIFGTK
- the opgC gene encoding OpgC domain-containing protein, translated to MTSPPARSLEVDFFRGIVLLIIAVDHISGSVLSRFTLHQYAFCDSAEVFVFLGGYASAAAYTALATRRSGSAARRRFFRRSWEIYRAYLLTAVLMLIGGALLMLLRIDSPMLQYTEWPAFLARPFGLLFDVALLRQQPYLSSVLPMYSLFALAVPVVVPLAARRPVIAMFGSLLLWLAAAPLANALPASYAQAWSFNPLAWQLMFVTGVLARVQPISDDFHAGRVARALTCLAVAFALTFAFAKLFLETQAPPGYMKQNLATLRIVSFGAVAWIIARAVYAGWIGTLARRFPGIVTVGQQGLVCFIAGAAVSLVLDSALRAMGVENLGRYPSHWLAGMVADAIAVGFLLWLARFWAERKAARACRETARRRALIERRPVPAHAVNRRDR